Part of the Lysobacter enzymogenes genome is shown below.
TGCGGCCAGCGCGGCCTCGCGCTGCAACGGCTGGGCGTCGTCGAAGCGATGCGACTGCGAGCATTCCGGCGGCATCTGCGAAAAGTCGGTGCCGCGCTGGTCGAGCAGCAGCACGTCGGTCTCGCGGCGGACGCGGTCGAACACCGGCCAGCGCGGCCCGAGCGCGGTCCCGAAACCGGAGCCGCCCGGGCCGCCGGCCAGATAGACCACCGGCGCCGTGCGGCCGTCGCCGCCGGTCGCCGGCAGGCGCACCACGCGCAGGCGGATGCGCGGCCCATCGGGCTCGCTGTGCTTGCGCGGCACCTCCAGGAACGCTTCCTCGGTCGCGATGGTGCCGTTGCCCTTGGTTTCCATCGCATAGGGCTTGAACGCCAGCGGCGCGGGCGCTTCGCGGGCCAGTGCCGGCGCCGCGCAGGCCAGTGCGATGCACAGCGCCGCCAAACGCGCGACCCGATGCCGGGAGCGACCGCGATGGCCGGGAACGAAAAGCGATGGGTTGGACATGGCGAACTCCGGTTGGGCGGGATCTGGACGCGGATGAGGCGTTCGCATCGTTCGAAGGAACGAAGCCGCCTCGCCGCGAAGCCAGCATCCGCTGCGACCGACGGGCCCGGCCGCGCCCGTCCGCCGAACAGCTCCAAACGGCGGTCCAGCGTCTCCGCCGGGCCGATAAGATGGACGCATGCAGATTCCGCGCACCTTCGCCGTACTCGCCGTCTTGCTCGCCGCCGTCGCCGCGTGGCTGGCGGCGGCGACGCCCGACATGACCAAGGTGCAGGTAATGACCGGAGAAATGGCGCCGGCGACGATGCCGGCGTCCGGCAGGCTGCCGCAGCGCCCGCCGGCCGGCGCGGACTGGCGCCCGCTCGATCAGCGCGTCCTCGCGGGCTGGCGCGATCCTTATTGGCTGCGCTGGCGCTCGACAGCACCCGCGGCGGCCGACGATGCCGGCCGCGCGCTGCGTCTTTCGCTGCGCGGCGCCAGCCGGCTCTATTGGAACGGGCAGCCCCTGGCGGGCAACGGCCTCGTCGGCCGAACCGCAGCGCAGGAACAGCCCGGCCGCATCGACATCGTCCGCGTGTTGCCGCCGTCCGCGGCCGGCGGGACGGACGAACTGCTCGTGCTCGCTTCCAGCCTCCATCAGAACCTGCCCCTGCACAGCGCGGATGCCTTCGCCATCGTGGCGCCGGCGGAACTGCTTTACCGCGACGTCATGCGTCCTTGGCTGATCGCCGCCTTCGCCACGGGCGCGCTCGCGACGGCGTGCCTGTATTTCCTGGCGGTCCAGCGCGGCCGTCCGCGCAAGCCCGGCGCTCGTTCGCTGCTCGCGCTGTGCGCGGTCGGACTCGCGCTGCCGATGATCGAAGCCTGGCGTCCGCTGCTGGGCTACGCCTATCCATGGCACGGGCAGCGCCTGCTGATGCTGCTGGCGCTGCACACCGCGGCGGCGGCGCTGCTGCCGGCCTACCTCGCGCGTCGCTTCGGCGTTGCCGTGCCCGCCGGCGTGCGCATCGTCTACCTGTCGGCGCTGGTGGCGCTCGCGGCGTTCCTGCCCGGCTTCGATACGCGCTCCGCAGCGGTGCTGTTGCTGAGCCTGCTCGCCTCGGCGGGCCTGTTGCTGCGCGTGCGCGATGCGCAAGAGGAACGCGGGCCGATCCTGGCCTTGCTGCTCGCCGGCTCCGCGGCGCTGGCATTCGCGCCCGGCGCCTTCCTCGATGGCCCGTATTTCCTGCTGCTGGCGGTATTGATGGGCTTCCTGCTGCTGCGCCACGCGGCGCACCTGCGCGCGCTGGACCGCCACAACGCGAGCCTGCGCGAAGAACGCGCGCAGCTCTCCCTGCAGCTGTTGCAACGCGGCATCCATCCGCACTGGCTCATGAACACCCTGACCTGCCTGCAGGAGCTGATCGAGCAGGCGCCGCCGCGCGCGAGCCGGCTGGTCGAGTCCCTGGCCGAACAGTTCGACCGCCTGCGCGACAGCAGCACCCGCCAGAGCGTTCCGCTGGAGGACGAACTGGCGCTGTGCCGCAGCCACCTCGACATCGTCGGTCTGGCTTCGGATCAGCGCATCGCGCTGGAGGTCGACGCCGACGACACCCGGCTGTCGCTGCCGCCCGGCATCCTGCATGCCCAGATCGAGAACGCGTTGACCCATGCCGGCGCCGGCGCCTGCGCGCAGCGCCCGTTCCGGCTGCGCGTACACCGCCTGCGCGACCGCTGGATCGTGGAATTGCGCAGCGCCTGCGGCTCGGCGCCGCACCGCGGCCGCGGCACCGGCACGCGCTACATCGAGGCGAGTCTGGCTTCCGCCTATCCGAACGGCTGGCGTTTCGACCAGGGCATCGACGGCGCCGATTGGTGCGGACGGATCGAACTGACATGCGCATCCTGATCGTCGAGGACGAACCGCTGGTGCGCCAGCGCCTGTTGCGCCTGAGCGCGGAGCTGGCCGGCACGCGTGCGCGTTTCGACGCGGTCGCGGACCTGGAATCGGCCGGCGACCGGCTTCAACGCAGCGTCTACGACGGCCTGTTGCTGGACCTGAACCTCGAAGGCGAGGACGGATTCGAACTGCTGCGGCGCGCGGTGGCCGGACGCTACCACTGCGTCGTGGTCTCGGCCCATCGCGAACGCGCGTTGCAGGCCTTCGAGCATGGCGTGCTGGATTTCGTGCCCAAGCCGTTCTCGCGCGAACGCCTCGGCGAGGCGCTCGAACGCCTGCTCGATGTCGGCCGTTACCGCTCCGGCCGCGCGCGCTATCTCGGCATCTGGCGCGCCCAAGGCACGGCGCTGGTCGAACTGGCCGACGTGGTGTGGATACGCGCCGACGGCGACTACAGCGAACTGCGCATGCGCGACGGCCGCAGCGAACTGCACGACAAATCCCTGGCCGGCCTGACCTCCCTGCTGCCGCCGGATTTCGTCCGCTGCCATCGCTCCTACCTGGTCAACCTGCGCCATATCCGCACCCTGCATGCCGGCTCGGGCAGCCGCTACTGGCTGGTGCTCGGCGACGGCGGAGAGTTGCCGGTGGGCCGCGCCTACGTTGAGGGGCTGCGACGCGAACTCGGGCTCGAATGAGCGCGCTGCGGGCCCTGGCTGCGAACGGGTCTTGAAACATACCGGCGGCGCTCAATCGTCGCTCGCCAGCAGCCGCGCGCGGCGACGGCGCCGCTGATGTTCCAGCCGCGTCTGGCAGCGCTGCGAGTATTCGATCACTTGCCGCGACAGTTCCGGCCCGAACGCTTGCTCCACCGCCAGCGCCGACCAGATTCCGCGTTCCAGCCAGCGGCTGTAGCGATGATGCAGATGCAGCCATTTGCCGAAGCGCTCCCGCGGCAGTTGCATCCAGTGGCGGCGCCCGGTCATCACGGTCAATGCGGCTTCGACGAAAATCCGGTTGGCGTCGTGCTGGTTCGGGCGCAGACGGACCATCGGCCGAGCCGCCCGCAGGAACTGCGCCCATTCCTCGTCGTTCAGACGGACGAATCCCGATTCGTCCACCGGCGCCGACGGGCGCGTTTCGATCGCGGACGATGCCATCGGCGCCTCGTCCTTCGATGGTTGGGCCGCCGGCTGCGGACGGTCCGCGCCTTGCATCGATACGGGCGCGCCGAAATCCGCTTGCGTTTCAGTTGCACGGTTCATGCCGATTTCCGTAGGGACTGTCGTACTGCGGCGACGCCGGAACGGCGAGCGCCGCCACATCCAGGCGCGCGCCGTCCTGAGCGCGCATGCCCATGGCTCTTGCGTAAACACCCGCGATCCGCGGCCACAGCGCTACGCCCGAATTCGCTTCGGGCGCAGGCGGATCCTCGACGTTGCGCGCATCGGTGCGCCGTCGGCGGTCGGGGGCGAATCGAACGCGCATACGCCGCATCGGGCACGCACGCGCGACATTCGGTCCGCTATAGATCTAAACGCATGTGACGCGCGTCGCCCTACGTCTCGCGCATCTCCAACGAAAGTTACATTTGCATCCCTTGGCGCGTTGCGATGGTTCGACGACTGCTATGCGGCACAAGCGGCGTACTGCCCGCCAGTAGCGCTGCGATCAACCTCACAACGAACGCATGCGGCGCCTGGCCGACGGCCTCACCGATCAAGCGGTGAAAAGCGCCTTGAAGTCGGTGAACGAGCTGGCACAAAGGCTGCATCGACGGCGTCGATCAGCGCGCCGACAGGATCGGCGCGATGAACCCGGCGCCGACCGTTCCCCAGCCCGTCAGAGACCTTCGCTGGGCCTGAGCGCCAATAGTCTCTCGAGAAACTATCGGACTGGCCCGCGAGACCGCTATCGC
Proteins encoded:
- a CDS encoding histidine kinase, which codes for MQIPRTFAVLAVLLAAVAAWLAAATPDMTKVQVMTGEMAPATMPASGRLPQRPPAGADWRPLDQRVLAGWRDPYWLRWRSTAPAAADDAGRALRLSLRGASRLYWNGQPLAGNGLVGRTAAQEQPGRIDIVRVLPPSAAGGTDELLVLASSLHQNLPLHSADAFAIVAPAELLYRDVMRPWLIAAFATGALATACLYFLAVQRGRPRKPGARSLLALCAVGLALPMIEAWRPLLGYAYPWHGQRLLMLLALHTAAAALLPAYLARRFGVAVPAGVRIVYLSALVALAAFLPGFDTRSAAVLLLSLLASAGLLLRVRDAQEERGPILALLLAGSAALAFAPGAFLDGPYFLLLAVLMGFLLLRHAAHLRALDRHNASLREERAQLSLQLLQRGIHPHWLMNTLTCLQELIEQAPPRASRLVESLAEQFDRLRDSSTRQSVPLEDELALCRSHLDIVGLASDQRIALEVDADDTRLSLPPGILHAQIENALTHAGAGACAQRPFRLRVHRLRDRWIVELRSACGSAPHRGRGTGTRYIEASLASAYPNGWRFDQGIDGADWCGRIELTCAS
- a CDS encoding LytR/AlgR family response regulator transcription factor; its protein translation is MRILIVEDEPLVRQRLLRLSAELAGTRARFDAVADLESAGDRLQRSVYDGLLLDLNLEGEDGFELLRRAVAGRYHCVVVSAHRERALQAFEHGVLDFVPKPFSRERLGEALERLLDVGRYRSGRARYLGIWRAQGTALVELADVVWIRADGDYSELRMRDGRSELHDKSLAGLTSLLPPDFVRCHRSYLVNLRHIRTLHAGSGSRYWLVLGDGGELPVGRAYVEGLRRELGLE
- a CDS encoding transposase encodes the protein MWRRSPFRRRRSTTVPTEIGMNRATETQADFGAPVSMQGADRPQPAAQPSKDEAPMASSAIETRPSAPVDESGFVRLNDEEWAQFLRAARPMVRLRPNQHDANRIFVEAALTVMTGRRHWMQLPRERFGKWLHLHHRYSRWLERGIWSALAVEQAFGPELSRQVIEYSQRCQTRLEHQRRRRRARLLASDD